The genomic DNA GGCGTTCGACCGACTCGAGAGCGAAGCGAGCCTGCAGGTGCGAGACGCCGAACTCGAGGAGCGAAACCGTCGTCTGAAACGCCAGATCCAGATCAACGAGATCATTCGATCGATCAACCAGTCGCTCATCGGTGCCACCACTCGCGAGGAGATCGAACGCACCGTCTGCGAACGGTTGGTCGCTAACGACGATATCGCGTTCGCGTGGATCGGGAGCCTCGACGCCAGCGAGACCGCGCTCCAGCCCCATACCTGGGCCGGAACCAATCAGGAATACCTGAACGTCGTCGACCTCGAGACGAGCGGAGCGACACCGGAGCCGTCCGCGCTCGTGGCTCGAACCGAGCAGTCGACGGTCGTTTCGAACGTTCTCGACGATCTGAAAGCCGAGACGTGGCGACGGAGCGCGCTCGCCTACGGATTCTCCTCCTGTCTCTCCGTCCCGATCTGGTTCGACGAGTACTCCTACGGCGTTCTCTCCGTCTACGGCAACAGGCCGGACATCTTCGACGACCTCGAGCGAACGGTGTTCGAAGAGCTCGGCGAGAGTATCGCGAACTCGATCACCGCCGTGAAGACGCGACAGGCGCTCCAGGCCGACACGCTCCTCGAACTCACGCTCCGCTTCGAGGGGGCGGAGACGTTCCTCGGGCGGGTCGCCCGGAACGTCGACTGCCAGGTCGAGTACGAGGGGATCGCGACCCATTCGATCGACGAAACGCGCCTCTTCTTTTCGGTGGTGGACGGTGATCCCGACGCGGTCGACGAGGCACTCGACGCGCTCGTCTCCGTCAGGAGCCACAATCTCGTGAACGAATCGGCCGACGGATGCCTCTTCGAAGCGACGGTTACGGGCAGCGACGTCGCCTCGAGACTCGTCCGACACGGTGCGCGTCCGCGGTCGATACGTGCCACCGGGACGGAACTCGAGGCGGTCGTCGACCTCCCCCCGGCGAGCAACGTCCGGGAGTTCGTCGGAATGCTCGCCGAACAGTGCTCGAGCGTCGAACTCGTCGCCCGGCGCGACGTCCAGCGGACGATGCATACCAGGGAGGAACTGGTAACGTCGCTGTTCGCCGAGCTGACCGAGAGGCAGTTGGAGGTTCTCAAGACCGCCTACTACGCGGGCTTCTTCGACTGGCCGCGCGAGAGCACGGGCGAAGAAATCGCCGAGATGCTGGGCGTCTCCCAACCGACGATCAACCGCCACCTCCGGCTTGGACAGCGGCGACTCCTCGAGCAGCTGTTCGCGAGCGACGAGCGTGCAGTCGCCGGATAACCGCCGCGGTCCTCCTCGCGGAGGGCGATGGCCGTCCCTCTCTCCCTCTCTCAGTCGTCGTCGGAGGTGGCCGACCCGGTCGGCGCGGCGGACCGGTCCTCCTCGCGGAGGAAGACCGCGCGACGGCTGCCGAAGACCCAGATCATGACGCCGACGGCGATCAGCGTGATGATCGCGAAGGGACCGCCGGCGATGATCGCGGCCTGTTGCAGCGCTGCGGTGCCGCCGGCGACCATCAGCAGCGAGGCCAGCGCGCCCATGAGGCCGCCCCAGATGACGCGGTTGATCGTCGAGGGCTTCCGTTTGCCGCCGGTGGTGAGCATCCCCAGCGCGAGCGTCGAGGAGTCGGCCGACGTCACGAAAAACGTCGTCACCAACACCAGGAAGAGGGCGGTGAGCAACTGGCCGGCCGGCAGCGCCTCGAACAGCGGGTAGCCGGCGACGGCCTCCTCGAAGCCCCACGCCTCGAGCGTGCCGAGGATGTCGGCTCGCCCGGTCGATTCCAGGTAGATGGAGGTCCCGCCCATCGTCGCGAACCAGGGGATCGTGATGGCCGTGGACGCGACGACGCCGGTCGCGGCGACCTGCCGGACGGTCCGTCCCCGGGAGATGCGGGCGATGAACAGGCCCACGAACGGTGCCCAGGAGAACCACCACGCCCAGTAGAAGATGGTCCAGGCGCCGACGAACTCGTCGTCCGCACCCAGTCCGCCGCTTTCGCCGGCACCCATGTAGAGACTCATCGAAACGAACTCGTTGACGTAGGCCCCCAGCGCCTGGGTGCCCACGGTCATGACGTATATCGTCGGTCCGAGCACGAAGGCCGCGGCCGTCAGGAGGCCGAACAGCGCCATATTGAAGTACGAGATCCGGCGGATGCCGCGCTCGACGCCGAGCGCGACCGAGAGGGTAAAGGCCACGGTCAACCCCGTGATCACGAGCACGGTCCCGGCGTCGCCGAACGTGACGCCGCCGGCGTACTCGAGGCCGACGAGGAACTGATTGCCGACCAGCCCGAGCGTCGTCGCGATGCCGCCGATGGTGGCGAAGACGGCGAGGATGTCCACGAGCTTCGCCCATGGGCTGTCGAGGTTGTCGAAGCCGATGATGGGCGCGATGATCGTCGAGATGCGCATCGGCGCGTCCCTGCGGTAGGCGAAGTAGGCGATCGGAATCGCCACGATCACGTACGCCGACCACGCCGAGACCCCCCAGTGGAAGAACGTGTACTGGAGCGCGCTGACGGCGGCGGCCGTCGACTCCGCTTCGACGCCCGAAAACGGCGAGGGCGTCGAGTAGTGGTAAATCGCCTCCGCTGGCCCCAGAAGACGATGCCGGCGGCGATCCCCGCGGAGTACAACATCGCGAAGTACGCGAGGAAACTGAACTCGGGGTCCTCGTCCTCCTCGCCGAGCTTGATGTTGCCCCACGGGCCGAAGACGAGGTACAACACGAATCCCACGAGAACGAACATCGAGACGAGGTACGCCCAGCCGAGGTTCGTCCAGAGGAACTCGTTGGTACCCTCCATCAGATCGAGCGTTCGGTTCTCACGGAAGAGAAACGCCGCGACGATCACCACGGCGACGACGAAACCGATCCCGAAGACGGTCGGATCGAGTTCGTCGAGGAAGGTTCGAACCGCGCCGTCCCCGCTCCGTTCGGGGTCACTCATCGCGGATCACACGCCACCGGCGTCCGGAAACTCGATCGCTCGCTCGGTTCGATTCGGGTGCGCTCACGGACGGATCGACGAGCGCACCCTCGTTCGGCACCGGCACACCTCCAGTGACATTGTATGGCACGTTGTCACACACCGTGTGGATAGATACCAAGATCCTCAATCAAGATTTATCTTAATAACCGGCGTTGCTTTTACGGCTTCGACCGAACCGGTGCGGTCAGGCGTTGACGTGTCGGACCTCGTAGCCGTGATCGCGAATCGAGCGAACGATCGTCCGTGACTGTCCCGAACCGCTCGTCTCGATCTGGAAGACGAGGTACGCCTCGCCCACGTCGAGTTCGGGGGCAGAGCGGTCGTGGCGGACGGTCTGGATGTTCGCACCGCGGTCGGCGATGAGCCCCGATACCTCCTCCATCTTGCCGGGTCGGTCGGCGATCCGGACCCGCAATCGCAGCAGTTGCTCGCGGTCGGTCAGCGCGTGGACGAGAACGGTCTGTAACATCGTCATATCGAGGTTCCCGCCGCCGAGCAGCGGCATCACCGTCTCGTCTCGCACGTCGAGTTCGTCGCTGATGATCGCGGCGACCGACGCCGCACCGGCCCCCTCGACGACCTGTTTGGCGCGCTCGAGCAGGAGCAGTACCGCCCGGGCGATCTCGCCGTCGGTGACGGTGACCACCTCGTCGACGCGCTCCTCGATCAGCGAGAGCGTCAGCTCCGAGAGCCCGCCGGTGGCGATCCCGTCCGCGATCGTCTCCACGGAGTCGAGCGCGACGGGCGTTCCCTTCCGGAGGCTCTCGGAAACGGTCGACGCACCCTTCGCCTGCACGCCGACGATGCGCGTCGACGGCGAGCGCTCGGCGAAGGCCGTCGCGATTCCCGAGATGAGGCCCCCACCCCCGATCGGGACGACGACCGTGTCCACCGTCGGGAGGTCGTCGTACATCTCCAGACCGAGCGTCCCCTGCCCGGCGACGATCGCGGGATCGTCGTAGGCGTGGACGAACGCCGTCCGTTCGTCGTCGACGAGGCCGCGAGCGTGAGCCATCGCCTCCCGGAAGTCGCTGCCGACGAGCTCGACGTCGGCGCCGTAGCCGCGGGTCGCATCGACTTTCGCCTGGGGCGCGCCGGTGGGCATGACGATCGTCGAGTCGATACCGAGTTTCGTCGCCGCGAGCGCGACGCCCTGTGCGTGATTGCCGGCGCTGGCCGCGACGACCCGGTCCGTCTCCCCCTCGGCGACGCACTGTGCGATCTTGTTGTACGCGCCGCGGGTCTTGAACGACCCCGTCCACTGGAGGTGCTCCATCTTGAGGTGGACCTCGCCGCCGGTCAGTTCGTCGAGGGACGTGCTCCGTTCGACCGGGGTCCGCTTGACGACCGACTCGTCGTCGAGTCGGTCGCGGGCTGCTTCGATGTCGGCGAACGCGACGGCGCTGTGTTCCTCGCCCATGGCTGTCAGCGAAGCATCTTCTCGCGGTCGGGGTCGAACAGCGGCTCGTCCCGGACCGTCGCGGCGTGGCGTTCGTTCTCGTAGCTGATCTCGACGTCGCGACCCGGTTCGGCGTCGGCCGCCGGCAGGTAGGCGTACGCGATCCCGGCGTCGATCGTGTACCCGTAGTCCGCGCGGGAGACGTAGCCGAGCACCTCGCCGCCGTCCGGATCGAGCACCGGGTGTCCCGCGTCGACGACCGCGCCAGGCTCGTCGAGCGTGATCGGCGCGATCGTTCGATCGATCCCCTCGTCGCGGGCCTCGAGCAGCGCCTCCTTGCCGACGAAGTCGGTCTCGAGGTCGACCGCGAACCCGATCCCCGCTTCGTAGGGGTCGTACTCGGGCGTGACGTCGCTGCCCCACAGCCGGAACCCCTTCTCCAGGCTCGTCGACCCGAGCGCCGCCCAGCCCATCGGGACGATGCCGTACTCCTCGCCGGCGTCCTCGATTCGCTCCCAGAGTCGCGCGCCGTACTCCGTCGGCGCGTAGAGCTCCCAGCCGAGTTCGCCGGCGTAGGAGAGCCGGAGCATGGTGACGGGCAAGCTCTCGAGGAACGTCTCCCGCGCGGTGTAGAACGGGAACGCGTCGTTAGACAGCGCCGCTTCGACCAGCGGCGCGAGCACGTTCCGCGCGTCCGGCCCGAAGACGCCGATACCGCACAGACTCGAGTCGCGGGTCGTCACCGACACGGAGCCGTCGTCGGGCGCGTGCTCGCGGACCCACCGCGAGTGCAGCGTCGCGGAGGGACCGCCGCCGGTGAACACCGTGTACCGGTCGGCCGCGAACCTGGCGACCGTCACGTCGGCGAGGATTCCGCCGTCCTCGTTGCACATCGCCGCGTAGCGAATCCGGCCGGGCGAGACGTCGATATCGTTCGTCAGGAGCCGCTGGAGGAGGTCGGTCGCGCCGTCGCCGGTCACCTCGATCCCGGTGTAAGTGGTCATGTCGACCATCCCGACGCGGGCGCGGACGGCCTGGTGCTCGACGCCCTGGGCCTTCGACCAGCCGCGATCGAGCCAGTCGGGCCTGTCGGGGACGTCGTACTCCTCGAGCAGGGATTCGTTCGTCTCGTACCACTGGGGCATCTCCCAGCCGCCCGAGTCGTAGAACTCCGCGCCGAGTTCGTCCTGTCGCCCGTAGAACGGACTCCGCCGGAGGCCGCGCTGCCCCTGGGGCTGTTCGCGGGGATGAATCAGCTGGTAGATCTCCCGGTACTGCTGTGCGCCGCGACCCCAGGTGTACTCCCGCGAACCGGCGTGGGGCTGGAACCGCGAGACGTGCGCCCTCGTGGCGTCGACGCGTTCGCCGTCGAGTCGGGGAACGCCGTCTTCCATCCAGTGGGCGACGATGCTCCCCGCACCGCCCGACTGGGTGACCCAGATCGCGAGCGCCCACCAGAGCCCGTCGACGTCCGCCGTCGGGCCGAGGATGGGCATCCCGTCGGGGGTGAAACAGAACATCCCGTTGATCCCGGACTCGAACTCGGCGTCCCGCAGCGACGGGACGAGTTCGCACGCCGCGTCGTGGGCCGCCTGCTCGTGATCGGGGTGGGTGTTCTCGGAGAAGTGTTCCGCGGTGAACTCCCGCAGCGAGGGGTACTCGAGGCCCAGATCCTCGAGTTTCTCGGGGCCGTAGATGTCCGCGGGGTCGACCAGCAGCGGCTCGTGGTTGTAGGAGCCGACGCCGTAGCGCTCGCCGTGCTGGCGGAAGTACAGCGACCGGTCCTGGTGGCGGAGCAGGGGCTGTTCGATCTCGCGGCTCGCGCCCGCGAGCTCGTCGAGGTCGTCCGAGACGAGGTACTGGTGGGCACAGGGTACCAGCGGAATATCGACGTCGACCATGTCGCCGAACAGCGGCCCCCAGATGTTCGTCGCGAGGAGCACCTCGTCGGCCGCGATACGCCCGCGATCGGTGACGACCGCCCGGATCTCGCCGTCCTCGACCTCGAGATCGGTCACCGTCGTCTCGCCGTAGAACTCGGTGCCGGCCGCTCGAGCCCGCTCGGCCATCGTCGCCGCGGCGTCGACCGCGTGGGCCGTCCCGTCCGTCGGGACGTAGTAGCCGCCTCGGACGACCTCGGGGTCGACCTGGGGAACCCGGTCGGCGACCTCGGCGGGCGAGAGGAGTTCCCCGCCCTCGATCCCGTGGGACTGCCCCCGCTCGCGCTTTCGCTTCAGGAAGTCCCAGCGGTCGTCGGTGGACGCGACCTCGATCCCGCCGCAGGTCCGGAAGCTCTCGAGGTCCGCGTACAGCTCGCGCGTGTACGACGCCATCCGCGTCATCAGCCTGGAGCCGCCCGTCTGGAACACCAGCCCGGGGGCGTGCGAGGTGGAGCCGCCGGTCTCGAACAGCGGTCCCTGGTCGACGACGACGACGTCCTCGCGACCGAGGCGAGCGAGGTGGTAGGCGGCGCTACAGCCGACGCAGCCGGCACCGACGACGACGGTTCCCGCGCTGTCGGGAATCGTGGTCCCTGTACTCATGTGTCATAATTACTGCCAGACGGCCGAGCATAGCTATCCGGGTGGATAATCTGTGGCGTATAACAACCGGGGGCCGGCGCAGGCGAGAGCCGCCGAAATCGGTCGTCGAGACCGGCCGACTGTAGTCCGACTCCAGCGGGGTCGGCGGCGGATCGGAAAACGGACCGCGGAAGCGCTACGCCTCGTCGAACCGGTCCAGTCGAAACATGTCGATCGGGTGGTCCGTCTCGCCGTCGACCGCGAGGTCGGCGAGGATCTCGCCGATGACGCTGGCGAACTTGAAGCCGTGACCCGAGAAGCCCGCGCCGACGACCACCTGCGGATGGTCGGGGAGCGTGTCGAGGATGAAGTGCTCGTCCGGGGAGTTCGTGAACATGCAGGTCGCGAGCCGCATCGTCGGCCCCGCCGCCTCGGGGAAGTAGTTCGCCGTGACCTCGCGGAGCAGGCGCTCGTCCTCGAGTCCGGGTTCGGTGTCGTAGTCGTCCGGATCGACCTGCTCGTCGCGGTGGTGGTACTTGCCGATCTTGAACCCCGGCACGTCGTAGATCGGCAGCCCGTAGAACCGGCCCTCGGGGACCATCAGGTTCCAGACCGGGAAGTTCTCCGGCTCGAAGATCGACGGGCGGTCGGGCTGGAACCAGCCGAGCACCTGCCGTTCCGGGACCGCGAGCCCCTCGAGCGCGTCGGCGAACGTGGCGTTCCAGGCGCCCGCGGCGAGCACCATGCGCTCGGCCTCGTAGGTCCCGCGGTCGGTCTCGACCCGGACGCCGCCGTCCGGCGTCGGCTCCCACTCGAGGACCCGTTCGCGGGCGCGGACCTCGGCACCCGCCGCCTGCGCCGTCTCGACGTGGCCGATGATCGACTGTTCGGGGACGACGAACCCGCCGTCGGGCTGGTAGAGCGCTCTGTATCCCTCCGGAAGCCGATAGCCGGGGAACCGCTCTGCCACCTGCTCGCTCGTGAGCACCTCGTGGGGAATGTCGTACTCCTGGCAGGAACGCAGCGACCCCTCGAAGACGACGTTGTCTTCGGGACCGGCGTCGATCGATCCGGTCCGGTGGATCACCTCGCGACCGGACGCCGCCGCGAGGTCGTCCCAGAGCTCGTACGCTCGCTCGATGAGCGGAATGTAAGACGGGTGTTCGTAGTAGGCCCGCCGGATGATCCGCGTGATGCCGTGTGACGATCCCATCGTGTGCGGGACGTCGTAGCGCTCGAGTCCCAACACGTCGAGTCCGCGGTCGGCGAGGTGGAACGTCGTCGCGCTTCCCATGCCGCCGACGCCGATCACGACGACGTCGTACCGCGCTCCGTTCGTGTTCATACTGTCGACCGGTTGGGCGAGAGATCCCTTGATTGTTGGTCCGTCTCACGGCAGACCCTTTTGAATCGTCGCCGGTCGCGCGCTCGGTATCGGCCGTCGTCCACCACCGCGCGTTCGACGCGGCCGTTGACTCGAGCCGTCGGCGGAGCGTCGCCAGCCGCGGTCGCCCGTCACCACTTATACGTACGAACTACCTGCGATCAACCCTTATTGAGTGATACGACAAGACATACCACAGAGTATGTCACGGTGGAACAACGGTCGCGACGAGGTCGAACCGGTCAGTCCCGACATCACCGACGAGACGAACGCGCTCCCGGCGCGGTACTTCACGGACCCGGACGTCCACGAGATGGAGAAGGAGGCGGTGTTCGGTCGCTACTGGGTGTACGCCGGACACGCGAACTGCATCCCGAACGCGGGGGACTACTTCACGCGGACCATCGGCGACCGGGAGATCATCGTCGTCCGGACCGACGACGGCGACGTCCAGGCGTACTACAACGTCTGTGCCCACCGCGGATCGGCGATGGTCGAGAAGACGCCGATGACCGATCCGGACAACGCGCGGCGGATCCAGTGTCCGTACCACCTCTGGACGTACGACCTCGACGGCGACCTCGCGAGCACGCCAAAGAGCTTCGAGGACGCGCGACTGAACCCCGACCTCGCGGACGAAGACGTCCCCGAACTAGACGCCGAGGAGAACGCCCTCATGGCGGTGCACACCGATCGGATCGGTCCGTTCGTCTTCGTCAACGTCGACGAGGAGCCGATGAGCCTCGCGGACCAGGCCGGGACGATGAAATCCGAACTCGAGTCGCTCCCGCTCGAGGACTACCACCTCGCCCGACGCATCGTCTCGGAGGTCGAGTGCAACTGGAAGGTCTTCGCCGGGAACTACTCGGAGTGTGACCACTGTCAGGCAAACCACCAGGACTGGGTTCGCGACCTCGAACTGCTGGACTCCGAACTCGAGGTCGACGACTACCACTGGATCCTCCACTACCAGCACGCGGAGGACGTCGACGACGAGATGCGCATCCACGAGGAGCACGAGGCGAAGTTCTACTACTTCTGGCCGAACTTCACGGTCAACATGTACGGCACCGCCGACGGCTACGGCACCTACATCGTCGATCCCATCGACGAAGGGCGGTTCCAGCTCGTCGCGGACTACTACTTCCGGGATTCCGACCTGACCGAGGACGAGGAGGCGTTCGTCCGAACGAGCAGACAGCTCCAGGAGGAGGACTTCGAACTCGTCGAGCGCCAGCAACGCGGCCTCGAGTCCGGAGCGATCGCCCAGGCTCGGCTCGGGCCGAACGAACACACCGTGCACAAACTGCACCGGCTCGCACAGGAGGCCTACGAGGCCTAACGCCCCCGCATCGTTTCACCGCTTATGACTCGACGACACCGTCCCCCCTTCGTGGCCGCGTGCGAAGAGTGCGGGGTCGAGACGGAAATCGAAACGGCGAACGAGATCGTCGCGTTCTACCGCCGCCACCACCGGCAGACGGGACACGACGTGGTGCTCACGCGCGCCGCCCTCGTGTTCGAACCGCCGGCGGGAGCCCTCGAGACCATCGTCGCCGACCTCGAGCGACGCTACGAGGACGGCGTCCCGATCGGGATCGTCGCCGCGGCGATGAGCGAACGGGGGGTCTCCGTCGGCGAGACGCTCGCGGAGATCGACGACGTGCGGATGACCGGCTCGCTCTACGAACCCCGCGACGACCACCTCGCCGCCGTCTGACCGACCCGTCGCAGCGCCTGGTTCGTCTCGGTCGCCGACTCACTCGTCGAGGAGCGTCGTCTCCACGAGCTGGCCGGTCCCGCGACGGATGCGTCCCCCGACGGCCGTCGGCGAAATATCGAGCCGATCGGCGAGTTCCTCGAGCGAGGTCTCGCGGGGCTCCTCGAAGTAGCCGTCTCGATAGGCGCGTACCAGCGCGACGCGCTGCTCGTCGGTCACCTCCGGGGCCGTCACGCCGGTCCACTCGTCCTGCCGAAACATCCGGCGGAGTTCGAACGAGATACCGGTCTCCTCGCAGCGATCACAGAGGTCGGAGAGCGCCTCGCGGTCGGGGAGGTGGAGGCGAACCGTCCAACCCCAGCCGTTGCTCTCCGCTTTCAGCAACAGGCCGCCGAGTTCGGTCGTCATCGGTGAGATGAGTGCGGCCGCCTCGGCGTGCTGGAGCCGATAGATCCGTGCCGAACCGAGATCGTCGACGAGCAGCCAGTCCGTGACCGTGTGATCCCGCTCGAGCACGTCCTCGAACGTCTCGTCGACGCCCTCGACGAGGAAGAAGAACAGTCCGGTCTCGGGATCGGTCGTGGAGTGGGGAACGACCTCGATGGACACGTCCGGACGGTCGCGGATCGTCGGCGTCAACGCGAGATCGGGATGTGCGATGTCGAGGATTGCGATCAGACTCACGGTTTTTCACGTCGGCGTTCGTCGTGGCGCTGTTCGGTTCCGAACCCGTCCACCGACCGATGAGTTCTCGGCTGCCCGTCGACGGAAGCGCCGCGTTCGTCGCCCATTTTGCTAATCGGTACCACATACCATTACTTAACCGTTACCTCGAACCCGGAACGGAAAGCGAAACCGACAGCGGTTCATCCCACCCGTGGGAGCCGACGAATCGCGGCTCAGAAGGGGCGCTCCCGTCTACCGCCGCTGTGTCCGGACGTACCAGCCTCTCCAGAAGCGTCACCGCTCTATCCGGAGTCGTCACCGCTGTCTCCGGACGCGCTGCCGGCCCACTGAAAGCCCAGCCGCTTTGCCGGCCGGCGTCGTAGGTCGCGCATGACCGACTCCGCCGACCTTGCAGTGACCGCGACCTATCGCAGTCGAACGGTGCTCGATCGACCCGGAATCGACGCGTTGTTGGCTCACCCCGACCGACGCTCCTGACGAATGTTCGTCCGCACCGCGACTCCAGACGACGCCCTCGAGGTCCGACGGATCCTCGACGGAGCGATGCTCGAGCCGGGCGACGTCGAGCGCCGAATCGAGGCGGCCGACGTCTTCGTCGCCGGCGATCGACGGGGCGGTACGGGGGACTCGAACGCCAGCGACGACGGCACCGAACGGCTCCTGGGCACGGTCGTCCTCGAGCCCCTCGAGAGCGACCGGGGGTCACACGTCGCGGCCATCGGGGTCCGCCGTCGCCACCGCGGTCGGGGGATCGGCTCGGCACTGATCGACCGTGCGCTCGAGCGCGACGGGCGACTCACGGCGCGGTTCGACGACGGGGTCCGCCCGTTCTACGAGCGGCTGGGATTCTCGATCGAACCGATCGACGAGCAGCGCCACCGCGGCGTGGCCGTGACGAGCGAGCGCGCCTGACCGAGGCCTCAAAGGAACCCGTCTCCTGCCAGCGCAGCTTTATCCGACGGAACGTGGTACATGTCTTCGCATGGCGCTCCAACGGCTGCTCAGCGGCGATCCGTCGAAGAGTTCGAAGGTCTATCTGGCGATCGGAGCCCTCTCGCTCGTGAAGGCGATCGCGGTCCGCAACGACCGGGAACGGTTCCGACGGGAGTTGTTCGACGCCGGGCTGTTCCTCGGTGCCGGGCTGGTACTTCGCCGGTTCGGCAGGATGAAAGCGCAGAAACGACAGGAGCTTGAGTCCCAGCTTCCGAACTGGGCTGCCGATATGGTGACGTCCGAGTCCGCCTCGAGAGGACTGCAGACGCTCGCGAAACGCCAGCTCCGGAGCGGCTCGGAGCCCGAGCCGGAGCCGACGCTCGGCGACCGCGCTCGGAGCGTTCTCTCGAGTCGCTAACGCCCATCGTCGGTCACGGCCGTCTCACTCCGAGCCCCCGTCGGCGGCGGCCGCGCGCTCGGCGGACACCGGCTCGAGTGACGCCGTAAAGTGACGGAGTTCCGGAACGGCGGGGTTCGAGACGATCTCGAGGCCGGCGACCTCGTGGCGCTTCTCGAGGACGGCCTCGGCCGTCTCGGCGACGTGATCGAAGTGCTCCCGGTGGTAGGTCCGGCGCGGGACGGCGAGCCGAACCAGCTCCGGGCGGTCGGTCTCGGGGAAGGCGAAGCTCCCGAGTTCGACGCCCCTGACTCCCCCTTCTCGATACAGTTCACAGACCAGCGCCTGCCCCGGAAACTCGTCGGCCGGAATGTCCGGAAACGTCGCCCCCGCGTCGATATAGACCGCGTGTCCGCCGACCGGCTCGTACACCGGGAGACCGACTGCCTCGAGCATCGCGCCGAGTTCCCGGACCTGTTCGATCCGGTCCGTGATGTACGATTCCTCGACGGCCTCGCGCAGGCCGACGGCCATCGCGGCGACGTCGCGACCGGCCATGCCGCCGTACGTGGGAAAGCCCTCGTAGAGGATCGCACGCTGTTTGCACCGCTCGAAGAGTGCCCCGTCGTCGGTCGCGACGAAGCCGCCGACGTTCACTAACCCGTCTTTCTTCCCGCTCATGACGAGCGCGTCGGCGTACCCGAGTTGTTCGCGGGCCGCGTCGGCGACCGTCGCGTCGGCGAACTCGTCCTCGCGTCGGGTCACGAAGTAGGCGTTCTCCGCGAACCGGCAGGCGTCGATCACGAACGTGGCGTCGATCTCGTCGGCGAATGCCCGGACCCGGCGGGTGTTCTCGACGCTGACCGGCTGGCCCGCCGTCGAGTTGTTCGTGACCGTCTGGATCACCAGCGGGACGCGCTCCGCGCCGACCTCGTCGACCACTGCTCGCGCCCGCTCGAGCGAGAAGTTCCCTTTGAACGGCTCGTCCGTCTCCGGGTCGTGAGCGCCCGCTATCGGACAGTCGACCGGCTCGGCACCCTGATTCGAGACGTGCGCTCGCGTCGTGTCGAAGTGAGTGTTGTTGAGCGCGACGTCGCCCTCGGAGAGCAACGCGCCGTAGAGAACGTTCTCCGCGCCGCGGCCCTGATGGGTCGGGACCAGGCGCTCGAACCCCATCACGTCCGCCACCGCAGACGTGAGTTGATCGAAACTCGACGAGCCGGCGTACGCTTCGTCGCCCCGGAAGAGCGCGGCCCACTGATCGTCGCTCATCGCGCCCGTCCCGCTGTCGGTCAACAGATCGACGAAGACGTCATCGGCGGCGAGATTGAACGCGTTGTACCCGGCTTCCTCGAGCGCCGCCGCCCGTCGTTCTCTCGACGGGAGGCGAATCCGCTCGACCACTTTCGACTTGTACGCAACCATACCCGTTCGACGTCGCCGCGCGTGTTCAGTCTAGCTGGAGCCTTCTGCCCGTTGATGGCTCGAGACGCGCCCCCGAGAACGGATCGGCGCATCGATGAACGGAATCGGTCGCAGCCGTCGACG from Natrinema salaciae includes the following:
- a CDS encoding GNAT family N-acetyltransferase — protein: MFVRTATPDDALEVRRILDGAMLEPGDVERRIEAADVFVAGDRRGGTGDSNASDDGTERLLGTVVLEPLESDRGSHVAAIGVRRRHRGRGIGSALIDRALERDGRLTARFDDGVRPFYERLGFSIEPIDEQRHRGVAVTSERA
- a CDS encoding tryptophanase produces the protein MVAYKSKVVERIRLPSRERRAAALEEAGYNAFNLAADDVFVDLLTDSGTGAMSDDQWAALFRGDEAYAGSSSFDQLTSAVADVMGFERLVPTHQGRGAENVLYGALLSEGDVALNNTHFDTTRAHVSNQGAEPVDCPIAGAHDPETDEPFKGNFSLERARAVVDEVGAERVPLVIQTVTNNSTAGQPVSVENTRRVRAFADEIDATFVIDACRFAENAYFVTRREDEFADATVADAAREQLGYADALVMSGKKDGLVNVGGFVATDDGALFERCKQRAILYEGFPTYGGMAGRDVAAMAVGLREAVEESYITDRIEQVRELGAMLEAVGLPVYEPVGGHAVYIDAGATFPDIPADEFPGQALVCELYREGGVRGVELGSFAFPETDRPELVRLAVPRRTYHREHFDHVAETAEAVLEKRHEVAGLEIVSNPAVPELRHFTASLEPVSAERAAAADGGSE